The following are from one region of the Erwinia billingiae Eb661 genome:
- the iolB gene encoding 5-deoxy-glucuronate isomerase — protein sequence MSLLSKVQKPDAQGRIQHVTPESVGWRYVGFDAYQLKKGQTLQLESGDKELCLVLVAGLASVKTLHAEFPGIGKRMSPFERTPPYSVYVPNNDKVEVYADSDLELAVCNAPGKGALPARLISPADVGVEQRGKGRNKRLVHNILPDDKPADSLLVVEVYTNEGDTSSYPSHKHDQENSENETYLEETYYHRFNPEQGFAMQRVYTDDRSLDECMAAYNRDVVTVPRGYHPVATIAGYDNYYLNVMAGPVRLWKFTWEKDHAWVNSDAYPVEK from the coding sequence ATGTCATTGTTGTCCAAAGTACAAAAACCGGATGCGCAAGGGCGCATTCAGCACGTGACTCCGGAGAGCGTGGGCTGGCGTTACGTTGGCTTTGATGCTTATCAGCTGAAAAAGGGGCAGACCCTGCAGCTGGAGAGTGGCGATAAAGAGCTGTGCCTGGTGCTGGTTGCCGGACTGGCGTCGGTGAAGACGCTGCACGCTGAATTCCCCGGCATCGGTAAGCGGATGTCGCCGTTTGAACGCACGCCGCCTTACTCGGTGTATGTGCCGAACAACGACAAAGTGGAAGTCTATGCGGATTCCGACCTTGAGCTGGCGGTCTGTAATGCGCCGGGCAAGGGCGCACTACCGGCCAGACTGATTTCGCCGGCGGACGTCGGCGTGGAGCAGCGTGGCAAGGGGCGTAACAAGCGTCTGGTGCACAATATTCTGCCTGATGATAAGCCAGCGGACAGCCTGCTGGTGGTGGAAGTGTATACCAACGAAGGTGACACCAGCTCCTATCCGAGCCACAAGCACGATCAGGAAAACTCAGAAAACGAAACCTATCTGGAAGAGACCTATTACCATCGGTTTAACCCGGAGCAGGGCTTTGCTATGCAGCGCGTCTATACCGACGATCGCTCGCTGGATGAGTGCATGGCGGCCTATAACCGCGATGTGGTCACGGTGCCGCGCGGGTATCACCCGGTCGCCACCATTGCCGGTTATGACAATTACTATCTGAACGTGATGGCCGGGCCGGTTCGACTGTGGAAATTTACCTGGGAGAAGGATCACGCCTGGGTGAACAGCGATGCGTATCCGGTCGAAAAGTAG
- a CDS encoding ABC transporter ATP-binding protein produces MTRTPIRIVLKGIQYAFGDQRVLQQLDLTVEAGTTVALLGPSGCGKSTLLKLLAGLLQPQQGEIHFGDRLIASPRSALPPEQRDIGMVFQDYALWPHMTVAQNVGFPLLMRKVATAERLKKTMIALERVDLANFALRRPADLSGGQQQRVALARAIIAEPGILLFDEPLSNLDRDLRESLCREMSSLLSQLGTTAVYVTHDRNEAELLASRIVHLSHGSVTSIQAVTPFSGELA; encoded by the coding sequence ATGACGCGCACTCCGATCCGCATTGTGCTGAAGGGCATTCAATATGCCTTTGGCGATCAGCGCGTCCTGCAACAGCTCGACCTGACGGTTGAAGCCGGCACCACCGTGGCGCTGCTGGGCCCGTCCGGCTGTGGCAAAAGCACGCTGCTGAAACTGCTGGCCGGTCTGTTGCAACCGCAGCAGGGCGAAATCCACTTTGGTGACCGGCTGATTGCCAGCCCGCGAAGTGCGCTTCCCCCGGAACAGCGTGATATCGGCATGGTGTTTCAGGACTACGCGCTGTGGCCGCATATGACGGTGGCGCAGAACGTCGGCTTCCCGTTGTTGATGCGCAAGGTAGCGACCGCCGAACGGCTGAAGAAAACCATGATTGCCCTTGAGCGCGTCGACCTGGCCAACTTCGCCCTGCGCCGGCCTGCCGATCTGTCAGGCGGCCAGCAACAACGCGTGGCGCTGGCGCGCGCCATCATTGCCGAGCCCGGCATCCTGTTGTTTGATGAGCCGCTGTCTAACCTCGACCGCGATCTGCGTGAATCCTTATGCCGTGAAATGAGCAGCCTGCTAAGCCAGCTCGGCACCACCGCAGTGTATGTCACCCACGATCGTAACGAGGCCGAACTGCTCGCCAGCCGCATTGTTCACCTGTCACACGGTTCGGTGACGTCCATCCAGGCCGTCACGCCATTCTCTGGGGAATTAGCATGA
- a CDS encoding bifunctional 5-dehydro-2-deoxygluconokinase/5-dehydro-2-deoxyphosphogluconate aldolase produces MSTQQKRLDVICIGRIAVDLYGQQIGARLEDMSTFSKYLGGSSGNVAYGTAIQGLKSGMLARVGDEHMGRFLREELQRVGADTECLITDKTRLTGLVILGIKDQDTFPLVFYRDNCADMGLIPEDISEEYITSSRAVAVTGTHLSHPQTRAAVLKALEIARQNGLRTALDIDYRPVLWGLTSLGDGETRFVESEHVTQQLQEVLHYFDLVVGTEEEFHIAGGSTDTLTALKNVRQATKATLVCKRGPMGCVVLEGEIPDSWEQTKLQSGVRVEVLNVLGAGDAFMSGLLRGWLNDESWEQACRYANACGALVVSRHGCAPAMPTKAELDDFLSRDKDVKRPDLDSRLNHLHRVTTRKQQWPELCVFAFDHRKQLVDMANEAGVDTSRLPELKLLLLRAAEEAAGEAGLDGRSGILADTTFGQPALNAITGKGWWIGRPIELPSSRPLRLEHGNIGSQLVDWPQEHVVKCLVFYHPHDSAELRKEQDELVMDVWNGCNKTGHELLLEVILPEGNPDKKESYYLDILTHFYSMGIQPDWWKLPPLKLESWQAISGLIEREDPNCRGILILGLDAPEEKLKAGFADAAKAPWVKGFAVGRTIFGQPSRQWLQGELDDDALIAQVKSNYHQLINYWREVRPAK; encoded by the coding sequence ATGAGTACACAACAGAAACGGCTTGATGTGATTTGTATCGGGCGCATTGCCGTTGACCTCTATGGCCAGCAAATTGGCGCCCGCCTTGAAGATATGAGTACGTTTTCGAAATATCTCGGCGGTTCGTCGGGTAACGTGGCGTACGGCACGGCGATCCAGGGGCTGAAGTCCGGCATGCTGGCCCGCGTGGGCGATGAACATATGGGCCGTTTTCTGCGCGAAGAGCTGCAGCGCGTGGGTGCCGATACCGAATGTCTGATCACCGACAAAACCCGGCTGACAGGCCTGGTGATCCTCGGAATTAAGGATCAGGACACCTTCCCGCTGGTGTTCTACCGCGATAACTGCGCCGACATGGGGCTGATCCCGGAAGATATCAGTGAAGAGTACATCACCTCTTCCCGTGCGGTGGCGGTCACCGGCACGCACCTTTCGCATCCTCAAACCCGTGCAGCAGTATTAAAGGCGCTGGAAATTGCCCGTCAGAACGGCTTACGCACCGCGCTGGATATTGATTACCGTCCGGTGCTGTGGGGACTGACCTCGCTCGGCGACGGTGAAACCCGCTTTGTGGAATCCGAGCACGTCACGCAACAGCTGCAGGAAGTGCTGCACTATTTCGATCTGGTGGTCGGAACGGAAGAAGAGTTTCATATTGCCGGCGGCAGCACCGATACCCTGACCGCGCTGAAAAACGTTCGTCAGGCGACGAAAGCCACGCTGGTCTGCAAACGTGGTCCGATGGGCTGCGTGGTGCTGGAAGGCGAGATCCCGGACAGCTGGGAACAAACCAAATTACAAAGCGGCGTGCGCGTGGAAGTATTGAACGTGCTGGGCGCAGGCGATGCCTTTATGTCTGGCCTGCTGCGCGGCTGGTTGAATGATGAAAGCTGGGAGCAGGCCTGTCGCTATGCCAATGCCTGCGGCGCCCTGGTGGTGTCACGCCATGGCTGCGCGCCAGCGATGCCAACCAAAGCTGAACTGGATGATTTCCTCAGCCGCGATAAGGACGTCAAGCGTCCTGACCTCGACAGCCGCCTGAATCACCTGCACCGCGTCACCACCCGCAAGCAACAGTGGCCAGAGCTGTGTGTCTTTGCCTTCGACCACCGTAAACAGCTGGTGGATATGGCTAATGAAGCGGGCGTCGACACGTCACGCCTGCCTGAACTGAAGCTGTTGCTGCTGCGTGCGGCAGAAGAAGCCGCCGGTGAAGCCGGGCTGGATGGCCGCAGCGGCATCCTCGCTGACACCACCTTCGGACAGCCGGCGCTGAACGCCATCACCGGTAAAGGCTGGTGGATTGGTCGCCCGATTGAGTTACCCAGCTCCCGTCCGCTGCGCCTTGAGCACGGCAACATCGGTTCCCAGCTGGTCGACTGGCCGCAGGAACACGTGGTGAAATGCCTGGTGTTCTACCATCCGCATGACAGCGCCGAACTGCGTAAAGAGCAGGATGAGCTGGTGATGGACGTGTGGAACGGCTGTAACAAAACCGGCCACGAACTGCTGCTGGAAGTGATCCTGCCGGAGGGCAATCCGGACAAGAAAGAGTCTTACTACCTCGATATCCTGACCCACTTCTACTCGATGGGGATTCAGCCGGACTGGTGGAAACTGCCGCCGCTGAAACTGGAAAGCTGGCAGGCAATCAGTGGCCTGATCGAGCGGGAAGATCCGAACTGTCGCGGCATTCTGATCCTCGGCCTCGATGCGCCGGAAGAGAAGCTGAAAGCCGGTTTCGCTGACGCCGCCAAAGCACCGTGGGTGAAAGGGTTTGCCGTCGGCCGCACCATCTTCGGCCAGCCTTCACGCCAGTGGCTGCAAGGCGAGCTGGATGATGACGCGCTGATCGCCCAGGTGAAAAGCAACTACCATCAGTTGATCAATTACTGGCGCGAAGTGCGGCCAGCGAAGTAA
- a CDS encoding ABC transporter substrate-binding protein — MKSILTKKTGAIVAMIFTSAMMINDASALTVYTAGPGSLAKKLAAGYEKQTGVKVNIFQATTGKVMARLEAEQANPLADVLISASWDTAEDLQHRGWLLPYQSANAAKVPDALKSDAYVAQGISALGIVWNTKSGTPEPKEWADLTTPAFKDKVTTPDPSMSGASLDLLIGLQNGMGDGAWQLFDKLKANGMVISGPNAQALTPVLQGAKAAVFGAVDYVSYGSIQDGEAIKVIFPESGTVVAPRPMMILKSTQHAADAKAFIDYVLSPEGQELVAAAWLMPARSDIGAKRPLLSDLKILPAQSEAKSDRAAVLQRFGKLFAAP; from the coding sequence ATGAAATCCATTTTGACTAAAAAAACAGGAGCCATCGTCGCGATGATCTTCACCTCCGCCATGATGATAAATGACGCCAGTGCGCTGACGGTGTATACCGCCGGACCGGGTTCGCTGGCCAAAAAACTGGCCGCCGGTTACGAGAAGCAAACCGGCGTGAAAGTGAATATTTTCCAGGCCACCACCGGCAAGGTGATGGCCCGTCTGGAAGCCGAACAGGCCAATCCGCTGGCCGACGTGCTGATTTCCGCCTCCTGGGATACGGCAGAAGATTTGCAGCATCGCGGCTGGCTGCTGCCGTATCAGAGCGCCAACGCGGCTAAGGTGCCGGATGCGCTGAAGAGCGATGCCTATGTGGCACAGGGTATTTCCGCACTGGGCATCGTCTGGAACACCAAAAGCGGCACCCCGGAGCCGAAAGAGTGGGCCGACCTCACCACGCCTGCGTTTAAGGACAAGGTGACCACCCCCGATCCGTCGATGTCTGGCGCCTCGCTGGACCTGTTAATCGGCCTGCAAAACGGCATGGGTGACGGTGCCTGGCAGCTGTTCGATAAGCTGAAAGCCAACGGCATGGTGATCAGCGGCCCGAATGCGCAGGCGCTGACGCCGGTGTTACAGGGTGCGAAAGCCGCCGTCTTCGGCGCGGTGGATTATGTCTCTTACGGCAGCATTCAGGATGGCGAAGCGATCAAAGTGATCTTCCCGGAAAGCGGCACCGTGGTGGCCCCGCGCCCGATGATGATCCTTAAGTCGACGCAGCACGCCGCCGACGCCAAAGCCTTTATCGATTATGTGCTGTCACCGGAAGGCCAGGAGTTAGTGGCGGCAGCATGGCTGATGCCGGCGCGATCGGATATTGGCGCGAAACGCCCGCTGCTCAGCGATCTGAAAATCCTGCCTGCGCAGAGCGAGGCAAAGAGTGACCGTGCGGCGGTGCTTCAGCGCTTTGGTAAATTATTTGCAGCACCATAA
- a CDS encoding MFS transporter, whose translation MPDQPALEPAQSGLRLNLRIISVVIFNFASYLTIGLPLAVLPGYVHDVMGYSAFWAGLVVSLQYFATLLSRPHAGRYADLWGPKKVVVFGLCGALLSGICYALAAVESALPVLSLVMLCLGRVILGVGQSFAGTGSTLWGVGVVGSLHIGRVISWNGIFTYGAMAIGAPLGVGIYQWGGLLLLAGIIIAIALIAILFALPRPNVTSSKGKPLPFRAVLGKIWGYGVILAMGSAGFGVIATFITLFYQDKGWDGAAWALTLFSGAFVGTRLLFPNAINRHGGLAVALVCFAVEAVGLFLVWGSVDPWMAKLGAFFTGAGFSLVFPAVGVVAVKAVPPQNQGSALAAYTTFMDLSLGITGPLAGFAMSYLGVPVIYLISALLVCVAMLLTVRLKRMLKGQKEALVEMS comes from the coding sequence ATGCCTGATCAACCCGCGCTGGAGCCTGCTCAAAGCGGTTTACGCTTGAATCTGCGCATCATTTCCGTGGTGATTTTCAATTTTGCCAGCTACCTGACCATTGGCTTGCCGCTGGCGGTCCTGCCGGGCTACGTCCATGACGTGATGGGCTACAGCGCCTTCTGGGCGGGCCTGGTGGTCAGCCTGCAATACTTCGCCACCCTGCTCAGTCGTCCCCATGCCGGCCGCTATGCCGATCTGTGGGGGCCAAAAAAGGTGGTGGTGTTTGGCCTGTGCGGCGCGCTGCTGAGTGGCATCTGCTATGCGCTGGCGGCGGTGGAAAGCGCGCTGCCGGTGTTAAGCCTGGTGATGCTCTGCCTGGGGCGGGTGATCTTAGGCGTCGGGCAAAGCTTCGCCGGCACCGGCTCCACGCTGTGGGGCGTGGGCGTGGTGGGTTCGTTGCATATTGGTCGGGTTATTTCGTGGAACGGGATTTTCACCTACGGTGCCATGGCGATTGGCGCACCGCTCGGCGTGGGCATTTATCAGTGGGGCGGCCTGCTGCTGCTGGCGGGGATCATTATCGCTATCGCACTGATCGCCATTCTGTTTGCGCTTCCCAGACCTAACGTCACCAGCAGCAAAGGTAAGCCGCTGCCGTTCCGCGCCGTGCTGGGCAAAATCTGGGGATATGGCGTGATCCTGGCGATGGGCTCCGCCGGGTTTGGGGTCATCGCCACCTTTATCACCCTGTTTTATCAGGATAAGGGATGGGATGGCGCTGCCTGGGCGCTGACCCTGTTCAGCGGGGCATTTGTCGGTACGCGTCTGCTGTTTCCTAATGCCATTAACCGCCATGGCGGGCTGGCCGTCGCGCTGGTTTGCTTTGCGGTGGAAGCCGTGGGGCTGTTTCTGGTGTGGGGATCGGTTGACCCGTGGATGGCAAAGCTGGGCGCATTCTTCACCGGTGCCGGTTTCTCGCTGGTGTTCCCGGCCGTTGGCGTGGTGGCGGTGAAAGCCGTTCCGCCCCAAAATCAGGGCAGCGCGCTGGCCGCCTATACCACCTTTATGGATCTGTCGTTGGGCATTACCGGGCCGCTGGCCGGGTTTGCCATGAGCTATCTCGGCGTGCCGGTGATCTACCTGATCAGCGCGTTGCTGGTTTGCGTGGCCATGCTGCTGACGGTCAGACTGAAGCGGATGCTGAAGGGGCAAAAAGAGGCGCTGGTCGAGATGTCCTGA
- a CDS encoding TIM barrel protein — translation MAIDPTRFCINRKIAPGLSIEQFFQLVNKLGLHKVELRNDMRGGSVTDNLSHAEVKALAQRYDLEIVTINAVYPFNQADDALMAKAEGLLKDAQGVGAKALVLCPLNDGAPVSEQQTLEALQKLGPLFAQYGIEGLVEPLGFPVSSLRSAQKAQALIRDANVPFRLVLDTFHHFLYEKAEEEFASGVDINAIGLVHLSGVEDGRPTSELTDEERIMLTEGDVLKTAAQVQRLEQLGYRGIYAFEPFSSVMDSWKAADIEREIRRSIEILQD, via the coding sequence ATGGCGATTGACCCTACCCGTTTCTGTATTAACCGTAAGATTGCACCCGGCCTCAGCATCGAACAGTTTTTCCAACTGGTGAATAAGCTTGGGCTGCATAAAGTTGAACTGCGTAACGATATGCGCGGCGGTAGCGTCACCGACAATCTGAGCCATGCCGAAGTGAAAGCGCTGGCGCAGCGTTACGATCTTGAAATTGTCACCATCAACGCGGTCTACCCGTTTAACCAGGCTGACGATGCGTTGATGGCGAAAGCGGAAGGCTTACTGAAAGATGCTCAGGGCGTTGGCGCAAAAGCGCTGGTGCTGTGCCCGCTGAACGACGGTGCGCCGGTTTCCGAGCAGCAGACGCTTGAGGCGCTGCAAAAACTCGGTCCGCTGTTTGCTCAGTATGGCATTGAAGGGCTGGTTGAGCCGCTGGGCTTCCCGGTGAGTTCGCTGCGCTCGGCGCAAAAGGCGCAGGCGTTGATCCGGGATGCCAACGTGCCGTTCCGCCTGGTGCTGGATACCTTCCACCATTTCCTTTATGAGAAGGCAGAAGAAGAGTTTGCCAGCGGGGTGGATATCAACGCGATTGGCCTGGTGCATCTGTCTGGCGTGGAAGATGGCCGCCCGACCAGCGAACTGACCGATGAAGAGCGCATTATGCTGACCGAAGGGGATGTGCTGAAAACTGCCGCTCAGGTGCAGCGTCTTGAGCAGTTGGGCTACCGGGGAATTTATGCTTTCGAGCCGTTCTCCTCGGTGATGGACAGCTGGAAAGCGGCGGATATTGAGCGTGAAATCCGTCGTAGTATCGAAATCTTGCAGGATTAA
- a CDS encoding MurR/RpiR family transcriptional regulator codes for MTNNPTQLSLLQDDIRRRYDTLSKRLKQVARYILDNSNSIAFDTVASIAQQADVPPSTLIRFSNAFGFSGFNEMKQVFRQHLMEETVNYTERARLFRQTSTDETAAPPENPAEILNVFTMVNSQALQQLAMQTNPEQLDKAVEMLHQAENIYVIGLRRSFSVASYLTYALRHLERRAFLIDGLGGMFTEQLSMVNPKDVVIAISYSPYAREAVELVELGAKRGAHLIAITDSQVSPLAAFSDVCFVVREAQVDGFRSQVASLCLAQTLAVSLALNNADKA; via the coding sequence ATGACCAACAACCCAACGCAGCTTTCCCTGTTGCAGGACGACATCCGCCGTCGCTACGACACCCTGAGTAAGCGCCTGAAACAGGTGGCTCGTTATATTCTGGACAACAGCAACAGCATTGCCTTTGACACCGTGGCATCGATTGCCCAACAGGCGGACGTACCGCCTTCTACCCTGATCCGCTTCTCAAATGCCTTTGGCTTTAGCGGCTTCAACGAAATGAAACAGGTTTTCCGTCAGCACCTGATGGAAGAGACGGTGAACTACACCGAGCGCGCACGGTTGTTCCGCCAGACCTCGACCGATGAAACGGCTGCTCCACCCGAGAACCCGGCTGAAATCCTTAATGTGTTCACCATGGTGAATTCACAGGCGCTGCAACAGCTGGCGATGCAGACCAATCCCGAGCAGTTGGATAAAGCGGTTGAGATGCTGCATCAGGCAGAGAACATCTACGTGATTGGCCTGCGCCGTTCGTTCAGCGTGGCATCCTATCTGACCTATGCGCTGCGCCATCTGGAACGCCGTGCCTTCCTGATTGACGGCCTGGGCGGGATGTTTACCGAGCAGCTGAGCATGGTGAATCCGAAGGATGTGGTGATTGCCATCAGCTATTCGCCGTATGCGCGTGAAGCGGTGGAACTGGTTGAGTTAGGGGCCAAACGTGGGGCGCATCTGATTGCGATCACCGACAGCCAGGTCAGCCCGCTGGCCGCTTTCAGCGACGTCTGTTTTGTGGTGCGTGAGGCGCAGGTTGATGGCTTCCGTTCGCAGGTGGCTTCACTGTGCCTGGCCCAGACGCTGGCCGTTTCGCTGGCGCTGAACAACGCCGATAAGGCATAA
- a CDS encoding CoA-acylating methylmalonate-semialdehyde dehydrogenase, translated as MTIVGNFIGGKTSQSASNETIPIYDPATGKPVRELTQSTADEVTHAIEVAHNAFEDWSRTSPLRRARVMFNFKALMEQHREELAELIVSEHGKVWSDALGELTRGLEVVEFACGIPHLIKGENSADVATGVDSYSLMQPLGVVAGITPFNFPAMVPLWMFPIALACGNTFVLKPPALDPSASVRMAELLTEAGLPDGVFNVVHCSNEDAEQLYKDPRVQAVSFVGSSGVAEHIYKTASAHGKRVQAFGAAKNHAIVMPDADLEATVNAIMGGAFGSAGERCMALPVVVAVGDDTADKLIAALTPLVKALRVGPGIQKGSEENEMGPVVSAAHQKKVLGYIDKGEQEGAKLVVDGRNFQVEGYNEGYYVGGTLFDNVTSDMVIWREEIFGPVLSIMRAPDYASALKLVNSHEFGNGSAIFTSNGHTGRDFVREVQAGMVGVNVPVPVPMAFHSFGGWKRSVFGALNVHGPDGVRFYTRMKTATVRWPSGQKTVSEFSMPTLG; from the coding sequence ATGACTATCGTAGGCAATTTTATTGGCGGAAAAACGTCTCAGAGCGCCAGCAATGAAACCATCCCAATTTACGATCCGGCTACCGGCAAACCGGTGCGCGAACTGACGCAAAGCACCGCCGATGAGGTGACTCACGCCATCGAAGTGGCGCATAACGCCTTTGAAGACTGGTCACGCACCTCGCCTCTGCGCCGTGCGCGCGTGATGTTCAACTTTAAAGCCCTGATGGAACAACACCGCGAAGAGCTGGCTGAGCTGATCGTCAGCGAACACGGTAAAGTCTGGTCAGATGCGCTGGGTGAACTGACGCGCGGTCTGGAAGTGGTCGAATTTGCCTGCGGTATCCCGCATCTGATTAAGGGCGAGAACTCTGCCGACGTGGCAACCGGCGTGGACAGCTACTCGCTGATGCAACCGCTGGGCGTGGTGGCCGGGATTACCCCGTTCAACTTCCCGGCGATGGTGCCACTGTGGATGTTCCCCATCGCGCTGGCCTGCGGCAATACCTTCGTCCTCAAGCCACCGGCGCTGGATCCTTCTGCATCGGTGCGTATGGCAGAACTGCTGACCGAAGCCGGCCTGCCGGATGGCGTCTTTAACGTGGTCCACTGCTCGAATGAAGATGCTGAGCAGCTGTATAAAGATCCGCGCGTGCAGGCGGTGAGCTTCGTCGGTTCTTCCGGCGTGGCAGAACATATTTATAAAACCGCCAGTGCCCATGGCAAGCGTGTGCAGGCGTTTGGTGCGGCTAAAAACCACGCCATCGTGATGCCGGATGCCGACCTGGAAGCAACCGTCAATGCCATCATGGGCGGTGCTTTCGGTTCAGCGGGCGAACGCTGCATGGCGCTGCCGGTTGTGGTGGCGGTAGGTGATGACACCGCAGACAAACTGATTGCTGCGCTGACGCCGCTGGTGAAAGCCCTGCGCGTGGGCCCTGGCATTCAGAAAGGCAGTGAAGAGAATGAGATGGGGCCGGTGGTTTCCGCTGCGCACCAGAAGAAAGTGCTGGGCTACATCGATAAAGGTGAGCAGGAAGGCGCGAAGCTGGTGGTCGACGGCCGTAACTTCCAGGTGGAAGGCTACAACGAAGGTTACTACGTGGGCGGTACGCTGTTCGACAACGTGACTTCCGATATGGTGATCTGGCGCGAAGAGATCTTCGGACCGGTGCTGAGCATCATGCGTGCGCCGGATTACGCCAGCGCGTTGAAGCTGGTTAACAGCCACGAGTTTGGTAACGGTAGCGCCATCTTCACCAGCAATGGCCACACCGGCCGTGACTTTGTGCGTGAAGTGCAGGCCGGGATGGTCGGCGTTAACGTGCCGGTGCCGGTACCGATGGCCTTCCACAGCTTTGGTGGCTGGAAGCGTTCGGTGTTTGGCGCGCTGAACGTGCATGGGCCAGACGGTGTGCGCTTCTACACCCGAATGAAAACGGCGACCGTGCGCTGGCCAAGCGGTCAGAAAACCGTTTCAGAGTTCAGCATGCCGACGCTGGGATAA